DNA from Scheffersomyces stipitis CBS 6054 chromosome 1, whole genome shotgun sequence:
AGACATGATGCTAGCCGTGATTTCCTCAAGTACGAGTTCTTCCAGACCTTGTCCATTGTAGGTGGTTTGTTGATTATTGTCAACGCTGGAGCTGGTGAATTCTCTATTgacgagaagaagaagatctacTGATCTACTAGATATAttacaagaagaatcagatcTAGAATATCTTGGGAATCTAGTACGTAAATGGGCTCGCCTCAGGCTCTACTACTGTTGCAAAACGTTGTACCAAAATAGTAACATTAAGGCATACATAGACAATACACAGTATTGGAACTAGATAAGATAGACAACTAACACTGAATACGAGTAGATAGAGTCCTAAATCAAATGGAGCTTGCAGGCTCTAAGAGTTTTTCACATGAAGAATAATGCCTTCTTGGTTGTGTGCGAGGGTCTTTTATAGAGTCATTTCGGTGTCCCAGAACATTATACGACAAACTAAAAAAACAACCAGTTAATGTCCCacatttcatttctatatCAATATAAACCACTACATCATTATTGTCATATCCATCGTAGCCACAACTAATGTAATAGCCACCATTACTTCATTCCTCCATCTTTCCCATCGCATCACGTGCTTTTCTcgaatttgaaaaaatcCGATTATGTGAGATTCTCCAGCCAGTTATAGCTACGATTATTCCAATCACTACTCCACCTCTCCCATACTTTTGCACCATATACAATAATATGGGCCAGGAGGAACAGCCCAAGTGTCCTGTCGATCACACTACCCGTGAAGCGTGGCTCCAGAAAACATCTGGTTCGACTCCGGCAGACCATCACAAGATAGACTCAGTAAGCAAGACTAACACCACAGAAGACCAACCGAAATGTCCAGTAGATCACAGTGCCCGTTCTGTTTGGGCGAATAAGGTTTCTGTACTGGTTCCAGATGCTATAGAGATTGATGCGAGCAAACCTGGAGCTTCTAACGAAGGCTGCTCGTCGGATACATTGAGTTCTGTCGCTGCAGATTCCGCCATAGCTTCAAATGTAGATTTACCCACCGAAAGAGCCACCAGTTCGATTCCCAGGACGGCTGCCGGTTCCAACTGGGTATATCCGTCACAAAAGCAGTTCTACGATGcaatgaaaagaaagaagtggAATCCTGAAGCTAAGGATATGGAGACTATAGTACCTATCCATAATGCTGTGAACGAAAGAGCTTGGATCCACATCTTGAACTGGGAGAGAAACAACTACGATGAAGCTGTAAAGATGTGCGGAGGAATCACTTTGACAAGTTTCAAGGGAGatctgaagaaattgacaCCCAGAGCCTGGATCAACTCTACTTTCTTAGGCTATCAAAAGCCTTTTGATAGACACGACTGGAAAATCGATCGTTGCGGCAAGGAAATTGAGTATGTGATAGACTTTTACGGAGGAGCAGGTAAAGGAGCATCCTTTTATTTGGACGTGAGACCCAAGTTGAATACATGGGAGGGTGTTAAGTTGCGTTTGACCAGAGCCGTGGGATGGTCGTgaacagaattgaaaaagaagattattaagggaaagaagaacaagcGGAGAGACTcaaatgaagatgttgtCTCAGACTTTATTAATAAAGATTATTCGGATTTTATAGGTTACTTAAGCAACCACTTGTACATACTCATATACGAATATCATGTATTGCTATAGAttcgttcttcttgagaagttTATATATACAGATCAGGGATTAATAAAAAGAGTAGAGgcaacaacatcaaaatgAGTATCAATGAATATAATAGAAATAGACATATGAGTATGATTATACCAACATATGACCATCAATACCAATACCATTGAACACATGATATGACCATACAATATTCAATATGATATTTATAAAACCAACATGATAGCAATCAAATATCATACATATCAGTGTTTGAATACGTCAAATCATACTTCTATCATTTATACCACTTTACCAAATGGACCATCATCTCTATTGTCTGCCCATGAAAGCACCGGATTGTCCGAGTTTTTGCATGTTTTCACCAACCTTGACGTTGGTTTCGAAGTACTTGGAAACACATCTGTCCAAACAGAGAGCTTCCTGCTTGGTGACGTCTGATTCGTTGTAGGCAGTGTTAATACACTTCTTGTGACATTGCGAGACAAGAGAGTTGAACATCCCCGTGACCATGTCCAACTCGGCTTCAGCAGCCTGGAGCTTTTGCTTCGAGTTTACTTGAGGAGCACCGCCACCTAATCCGAACATTGTTGTGTGTTTGTTGAAAGAGCGGATAGTGAAGGttaaagtgaaaagttgaaaactTGGAGTAAAGGCAAAATTgactgaaaattttggCTTACGTAAAATCTTACATAATAGTTTAATTTCCATTAATTCCTAAGAATGATATACGGATGTGATCTAAGAATCTGATTCATGTAGCAACTAGCTGGTGATGATTATAATTGGTAGAGTCTGACTGTAAACATTCATTATTGGATATTTGTCTTGAATATTGTAGTTGCTTCGGACATCTGCTCTTCAAACCTTTCATAACTGTGCGCGCAGACAGTTCATCACTATTTCGCAACCATACTTAGTGAGACCAAGTTGGCTACCCTGAACACTTCACTACTCGTAAACTATGCCTACAGACCCATATCTCAGTCAAGACTACTAGCTGTATCTGGTAGCAAGTATAAACTTGAACTCCATAGACTTGCCTAAGCTGGTAAGCAAATCCAACCACGTTGCTCTCATGTGCTATCTTACTTCACTCTCTCGTAATCATAGTTCATTAATATACTCTTATATACTTCATAAAAATACTCATGTTTTCATTACAAGCTCGGAAACACAAAGTGGACATGTGCCCCCCACAACAAAAGATCAGTAGGTATATCCAGCTCAATGATATCCTtatcttttttcttttcaggACATGGCATCGCCATTCCATGGCAGATGGTTATGTTCTTACCGTTTAAAGAAATGGACCCAGCATAGTTGCTGATGCGGGCATTGACCCATGATGGGTTGTGACTCACTTTCTGTACGTAGTTGTCGCTGAGCAGTGAGTTTACATCATAGTAGTAGCGGATGAACTTCCACGTCTGAGTCTGGAGGTTGAGAACAGGAATCCGGAGCAAGTTGCTGTTATTGGTAGCAAACGGAAACATCGTGAACCTAGTCACTTCAAAATTATTTGTTTCATATGGTTTCTCATCAAAGTAACGTAAGTAGTCGTTGCGGAAGCCTCCCATAAAGAACAAGTAGTCGCGTTCTTCGTTCCTGTAGTACAACGCTGTGTGGTGACATGCTCGGAGTTCAGCTTCTATCAATGCTGGTTCGTCAAGCTCGTTTTCCTTCGAGTAGCTGGCTCCGTCATCGTCACCACCAGCTTCAAGAGGAACATTGAAATAATCATACAAGTATGTAGAAAGCTTCTCCCATCTGCACTCgtcaaatttgaaaatgtagaaatcgctgaagaaatcgaagtCGTCATTACAACCTCCCTGGACTACAAATGCCTTGCCAGAGAAAAAGTTCTCCGTAGACCCCTTACTGGCAGACTTAGATGTCTCGTTACTAATGCTGTGCCCTGTGTGGAAAGAAGCAGAGCAATGCGACGAAGCACTAAGGGGTGAGGTGGGACGTTTTAATTTACTAGGATAAAATTCCTCGCTATCGTGGAGATTCCACTCACACTCCAAGTCCTGATTCCTCTTGTGATCTATCAAGGAAAAGGCGAAGAAGCCTCTGGGAGAGGGCCATTCTTCGCTATTGTCCATAGGACACTCCTTTTCAAGTCCGATGTTGAATACAAGAGCTTCTCTGTTAAACGACATACCCTTGTCTGTATCTTCGATAGCTAAATCTATCTTCAATAGTTCGTTACATGCCACAAATTTCTGGTATCCTGTTTCATCTGTCTCACTGTAGAAGCCaccaaaaatgaaaatggaaacCCCGTTAAGACCGGATTTTAAGAGAGAATCATAAAACATGCCCTCGTTCTTGATATCTCTCTCAAAGGAGTCAATAGATTCATCATCCCGACTCGGCTGTTTCATCAAATCACAGATTACAAGATCACAACCTAAATCAGGTTTACCTGTTGGTGCAGAGAATGGCTTCTTGATTCCAACCTGAATAGCAGCCTCAGGCTGAGGTGTAAAATTCCGGAAATGATCCGGTGACGGTGTTGATCGTACGAGAGGTACGAAGTCAGCATTCTTGGTATCGACTTTTAACGGAACAGGCTGTTCAGCCTTGGGTTTCTGTATTGGAGAAACCGGTCTGCTTCCAGAGCCATTGCTGGTTCCATTATTCGCATTCGAGGTGATCGACCGATTCTCCTTCACTTGCTTAGAGTACGTATTCTTTAACGGATGAGACGATTTCGGCTCATTTCTCTGCGAAGTATGTCTATGCAAATACTTGGTAGACTTAGAGAATACCTTACTCATTCTGGACGTAGTACTACTGGCCGGTAAACTATTCGTACTGCTTCCACTACTGGTGTTGGCCAGATTGTTCGTCAAAGTTGTTTTTAAGTTAGAGCCAGAAGAGTACGATTTAGAGTTCGAAGATTCAATTGACAGCTGTGTCACAGAATTGAGTGTAGACTGGTTTGTCATTTGCTTCAGAAATGGAAACGTTCCCAGTACAGATGTGTACGGACTTGCTGGTGTTTCTGGTTCGTCTTTTTTGAGATTATTAGTAGTGGATGTGTTTATCGAAGCATTAGTTTGGTTAGCGGtaattgatgaagaaacagagtATGTGTCGGTGAGCTTTACGTGCTGCGAACCGGACTTTGGTGAACTTACTGGTCTCAATGAGGGGCTAGGAGCATACGCCAGCTTGTCCTTTCTGTTATCCGTGAATATTGGGGGCAGAGGGATTCTAGCCGGCAAGTCCTTGTTTACGTCATTCACATCAAAGATGTTAGCAGTGATTCCACAACCTAGTTTGCCAATATGAGTCTTAGAGGGGTCCTTTAATTTAACCTTCAATTCGACTTTAGAAAACTTCAACGTGATCACGTCCAAGATATAACCGTCTtcattcaacttcaacttcttcttgatgatcCACCTATCGATCTCGGGATTGTAGTATACAGACTCAGTCTTGAGCTCGAAGCCTCCATAGAAAAATACATGTCTTTGGGAAATCTGAGTACTCACCAAAGAATTGAGATGGCAGGGGAAGTCCTTTAAGTTGATAGTATCTAAATAAGTGATGGTTCCTCTTGCAGGATTGAAAGCAAAGAAGtgttggttctggttcatGAACGGATTGGTCAAGATCTCTTTGTTAACAAAAGGAGGAAGGTCCACAGGAAAGTGCACAGAGACCTTGTCCAAATCAACATTTCTGGGCAAGCCCAACGACCTGAAGTTTGTATTCAGCGATACATAGATTCCCCCAAAGGTGTATGTGATCTCTTCGAAGTCAAAATGGTTCTGGTAGCAAAGTTTGGGTATGTCCTTCATCATTTTTACTTGGACTTTATCGTCCTTGTAGCAATTAGGAATATTTAAACTTGTTCTGGGAATCGAGTAGTACGCAGAAAAAGGGCTGCGGATATCATCTTTACGGAGAATATCTCCTTCAGCCTCGGCTTCGTCGTCTGGAAGTCTCAGATAGATCGACTTCACCGTCAGAGACCGCTTAGAATCAGAGTTTGTCGAGCCGAAAGCTTTATGATCCACTTCGTCTAGAACGAGCAGGGGAGTAAAGTAGTCATAGTCGTAATCTTTGCTGAGAATCCTATTGGAAGAGGTGTTTTCAAGTAAGTCATACTTGAAAACTGAATATGGCACTTTGACTCCGTGGATCCAGCCCTTTGTGCTCTTTGCGAGAAACTCATCATCGTTCTGACGAGAAAGCCCAACATTGAGGTTCAAAGGCTCACCAATAGGATTGAGAAGTGGTGTATT
Protein-coding regions in this window:
- the CYT2 gene encoding cytochrome c1 heme lyase (cytochrome c1 heme lyase links heme covalently to apocytochrome c1) — its product is MGQEEQPKCPVDHTTREAWLQKTSDSVSKTNTTEDQPKCPVDHSARSVWANKVSVSVPDAIEIDASKPGASNEGCSSDTLSSVAADSAIASNVDLPTERATSSIPRTAAGSNWVYPSQKQFYDAMKRKKWNPEAKDMETIVPIHNAVNERAWIHILNWERNNYDEAVKMCGGITLTSFKGDSKKLTPRAWINSTFLGYQKPFDRHDWKIDRCGKEIEYVIDFYGGAGKGASFYLDVRPKLNTWEGVKLRLTRAVGWS
- a CDS encoding predicted protein produces the protein MFGLGGGAPQVNSKQKLQAAEAELDMVTGMFNSLVSQCHKKCINTAYNESDVTKQEALCLDRCVSKYFETNVKVGENMQKLGQSGAFMGRQ